The proteins below come from a single Zhouia spongiae genomic window:
- a CDS encoding RNA polymerase sigma factor: MKEYSLKHKLIADFKKGNVEAYKEIYLTYYQDLCIYACSYTNDHYAAEDLVQNVLLKFWENRASINIDTALKSYLYKSVHNSFIDGYRKEKNQKENLEDLRYKLLIDSIEENTDIQDSRLAILREGIGELPQRCREIFMMSKFEGMSYKQIAENLNISVNTVENQIGKAFKILRTKLKTGRYVNLFIDFFVKKLAWRKTTQKNLVTK, translated from the coding sequence TTGAAGGAATACTCATTAAAGCATAAATTGATAGCGGATTTTAAAAAAGGTAATGTAGAAGCGTATAAAGAAATTTATCTAACTTATTATCAGGATCTGTGTATTTATGCATGTAGCTATACTAATGATCATTATGCCGCTGAAGATTTGGTGCAAAATGTTTTGTTGAAATTTTGGGAAAACAGGGCTAGTATCAATATCGATACAGCGCTTAAGAGTTATTTGTACAAGTCTGTCCATAATTCATTCATAGATGGATACAGAAAAGAAAAGAATCAAAAGGAAAATTTAGAAGATCTAAGATATAAACTTCTGATTGACTCTATTGAAGAAAATACGGATATTCAAGATAGTCGTTTAGCAATATTGAGAGAAGGTATTGGGGAGCTCCCGCAACGATGCAGGGAAATTTTTATGATGAGTAAATTTGAGGGTATGTCGTATAAACAAATTGCTGAGAACCTGAATATTTCGGTAAACACCGTTGAAAATCAAATTGGCAAGGCCTTTAAAATACTGAGAACTAAATTAAAGACCGGCAGGTATGTAAATCTATTTATTGATTTTTTTGTAAAAAAACTAGCCTGGCGTAAAACAACACAAAAAAACCTGGTTACAAAATAG
- a CDS encoding DUF3467 domain-containing protein, which yields MSEKDKNKQGQINIELDDNVAQGIYSNLAIINHSVSEFVVDFISVMPGVPKAKVRSRIVLTPQHAKRFLKALQDNVTRFENAHGEIKEYEQPPIPMNFGPTGEA from the coding sequence ATGAGTGAAAAAGATAAAAACAAACAAGGACAAATTAATATTGAGCTCGATGATAATGTAGCTCAAGGAATATATTCTAACCTGGCTATAATCAATCATTCGGTATCTGAGTTCGTCGTTGATTTTATTAGTGTAATGCCCGGAGTGCCTAAAGCAAAAGTGAGGAGTAGAATTGTATTAACCCCGCAACATGCGAAAAGATTCTTAAAAGCATTACAGGATAACGTAACCCGATTTGAGAACGCTCATGGAGAAATTAAAGAATATGAACAACCGCCGATACCAATGAATTTTGGACCAACCGGCGAAGCATAA